Proteins from one Pyrococcus kukulkanii genomic window:
- the trm10 gene encoding tRNA (guanine(9)-/adenine(9)-N1)-methyltransferase, which produces MKRPGEILREILKEKGVESIGTLSRKWPSGEDIYQELALLLLEGDGAIVKLGEPVKESWDLEGRKKGPSLYAYVRPCMVDKFEVVVSREDLLHKLPDYPWIIVDLMFWDKHIPKEKGKVSLQLRETYAVMRRMFWPRRLAITWVNEEFKRMSKLPLNKIGAFEGSTAEFLKLKEIERVVLLDPNAQEVLSQDDLKEKAFIIGGIVDMKGDKKGTTAKIGEELESKGIEVLRRKIVLRGDIVGVPDRINHIAEILLRMLYGENMEKAILAVQAPTHARWRLRKEIPKRKIRYLIDGKLYLVVEKELYDELKQWLNIRWEDFVKVLRETGMVALERRRIHHLNKISVYRLDRSGGKRVILLKRAALLCYNC; this is translated from the coding sequence ATGAAGAGGCCGGGAGAAATTCTCAGGGAAATCCTGAAGGAGAAAGGAGTTGAGAGCATTGGAACACTCTCACGAAAATGGCCGAGTGGTGAGGATATCTATCAAGAATTGGCCTTACTTCTTCTGGAGGGGGATGGGGCGATAGTTAAGCTTGGTGAGCCCGTTAAGGAATCCTGGGATTTAGAAGGGAGGAAGAAAGGGCCTTCTCTTTACGCTTACGTTAGGCCCTGCATGGTGGATAAGTTTGAGGTAGTGGTGAGTAGGGAAGACCTACTGCACAAGTTGCCCGACTATCCCTGGATAATTGTTGACCTCATGTTCTGGGATAAGCACATACCAAAGGAAAAGGGAAAGGTTAGCCTTCAGCTCAGGGAAACCTACGCCGTTATGAGGAGGATGTTCTGGCCGAGGAGGTTGGCAATAACTTGGGTCAACGAGGAGTTCAAGAGGATGAGCAAGCTACCACTTAACAAGATTGGGGCCTTTGAAGGATCCACCGCGGAGTTCCTCAAATTGAAGGAAATAGAGAGGGTAGTTCTTCTAGATCCAAACGCCCAGGAAGTTCTATCCCAGGATGATCTAAAAGAGAAGGCGTTCATAATCGGTGGCATAGTGGATATGAAGGGTGACAAGAAGGGAACTACCGCCAAGATCGGAGAGGAGCTGGAGTCTAAAGGCATTGAAGTGCTTAGGAGGAAGATAGTCTTAAGGGGAGACATCGTAGGAGTCCCGGATAGGATAAACCACATAGCAGAAATTTTACTTAGAATGCTATATGGAGAGAATATGGAAAAGGCAATCTTAGCCGTTCAAGCTCCAACACACGCAAGGTGGAGGCTCAGGAAGGAGATCCCAAAGAGGAAGATCCGCTATCTAATAGACGGGAAATTGTACCTTGTCGTCGAGAAAGAGCTTTATGACGAGTTAAAGCAGTGGCTTAACATAAGGTGGGAGGACTTCGTCAAGGTTCTTAGGGAAACCGGCATGGTGGCCCTAGAGAGGAGGAGGATTCACCACTTAAACAAGATCTCGGTTTACAGGCTCGATAGGAGTGGGGGTAAAAGGGTTATTCTACTTAAGAGGGCCGCTCTGCTGTGCTACAATTGTTAA
- a CDS encoding ATP-binding protein, giving the protein MAMNVEALKRILVDQREIMKEKLKQGKIIERELKIVPKFPHAYIITGVRRAGKSTLAFISSQNPLYVNFEDPNLLGFDIKDYMKLIQAGYEVFGYFDTIVFDEVQEVKRWEKMVSFLMEKYKVIVTGSNARLLSHEFSTYLTGRYLKFTLFPFSFREFLTYKGVSLNVYSTRDIASVKKLLNEYIKIGGFPEALKLGREFLINLYDDIITRDVAVRYNVRNFRELKELAFYVLSNFSARITYNKLKNLFKIGNLQTVKNYIEYLTSAYLIFEVPKFSFKLKDQLTGERKVYTVDVGLINAIVPRISENIGRIMENLVFLELMRRKHYREKDIEIYYYKDTRGREVDFLIVSGREKEAIQVTYASDVDEIPKREINNLIALSKEFGLREGIIITWDLEDEMVVENVKLKFIPIWKFLIKG; this is encoded by the coding sequence ATGGCCATGAACGTTGAAGCCTTGAAAAGGATATTGGTGGATCAGAGGGAAATAATGAAGGAAAAGCTAAAACAGGGTAAGATCATTGAAAGGGAACTTAAAATTGTCCCAAAATTTCCCCATGCTTATATAATTACGGGTGTCAGGAGGGCGGGAAAGTCCACACTTGCGTTTATTTCATCTCAAAATCCCCTGTACGTGAACTTTGAAGATCCAAACCTCTTGGGTTTTGATATTAAAGATTACATGAAGCTTATCCAGGCTGGATATGAGGTGTTTGGTTATTTTGATACAATAGTGTTTGACGAAGTTCAGGAAGTCAAGAGATGGGAAAAGATGGTGTCCTTTCTCATGGAGAAGTACAAAGTAATAGTCACTGGAAGCAATGCAAGGCTACTTTCCCATGAGTTTTCTACTTACCTAACCGGGAGGTACCTCAAATTCACCCTCTTTCCATTCTCTTTCAGGGAGTTTTTAACGTACAAGGGGGTCTCTTTAAACGTGTATAGCACTAGGGACATCGCGAGTGTGAAAAAACTTCTGAACGAGTACATTAAGATTGGAGGATTTCCAGAGGCGTTGAAACTTGGCAGAGAGTTTCTTATCAACCTGTATGATGACATAATAACTAGGGATGTCGCAGTTAGGTACAACGTGAGGAATTTCAGGGAGCTTAAGGAGTTAGCGTTTTACGTGCTTTCAAATTTTTCGGCTAGGATAACGTACAACAAACTGAAGAACTTATTCAAAATTGGTAACCTGCAGACTGTAAAAAACTACATTGAGTATCTAACGAGTGCATATTTGATATTTGAGGTTCCAAAATTCTCCTTTAAACTTAAAGATCAGCTAACGGGAGAGAGGAAAGTGTATACAGTTGACGTTGGGTTAATAAATGCTATAGTCCCTAGGATCTCCGAAAATATTGGAAGGATAATGGAGAATTTAGTCTTCTTAGAGCTGATGAGGAGGAAGCACTACAGGGAAAAGGACATCGAGATCTACTACTATAAAGACACGAGAGGTCGGGAAGTTGACTTCCTAATTGTTAGCGGGAGAGAGAAAGAGGCAATTCAGGTAACTTATGCCTCCGACGTAGATGAGATACCCAAGAGGGAAATTAACAATCTAATTGCCCTCTCAAAAGAGTTTGGGCTAAGGGAGGGAATTATCATCACGTGGGATCTTGAAGATGAAATGGTGGTGGAAAATGTTAAGTTGAAGTTCATACCAATCTGGAAGTTCCTTATAAAAGGTTAA
- a CDS encoding AAA family ATPase, translating into MVCKNIFTQRPITKLECLWGRAHREAVEELLENSMEGETSVLLGPRRIGKTSVVLTMLELFKSKGHYIYFNFSRFLGAKAISIADITPQKTSLKFITTSKAYKFSLKGVEVEVRKTSINEFVSDFSTLVRVFSENTKRGVIVFDEAQVLARLKNLDFRGLIQEIIDTYTNISLIFTGSMPGLLVNYLNPSPDRPNFMRGARTITLGRWSTEEGVEYLKSGFGRDDPRFPRIVESLGGIPGFLAYFGLTALNMGYPSQDTLDLALMKTLEYAKEEWRRDIGAFLALYNSPIYTSILKILARSEVPLRGSEIYKLLEEKPKRIQHVYKYLKNLEKAGFVKSSGKRYWIEDPVLKLALL; encoded by the coding sequence ATGGTATGTAAAAACATCTTCACTCAAAGGCCAATCACGAAGCTTGAGTGCCTTTGGGGGAGAGCTCATAGAGAGGCCGTTGAGGAACTCTTAGAAAATTCCATGGAGGGCGAAACATCGGTACTCCTTGGGCCGAGAAGGATTGGGAAGACGAGTGTCGTTTTGACAATGCTCGAGCTGTTCAAAAGTAAGGGACACTACATTTACTTCAACTTCTCAAGATTCCTAGGGGCCAAAGCCATCTCAATAGCTGATATAACTCCTCAAAAGACCTCACTGAAGTTCATAACAACTAGCAAAGCCTATAAATTTTCCCTAAAGGGGGTAGAAGTTGAAGTCAGAAAAACTAGCATAAATGAATTCGTTAGCGATTTCTCGACTCTTGTGAGAGTTTTCTCCGAGAACACGAAGAGAGGTGTTATAGTTTTCGATGAAGCTCAGGTCTTGGCAAGACTGAAGAATCTCGACTTTAGAGGCCTTATTCAGGAAATTATTGACACGTACACGAACATCTCCTTAATCTTTACGGGGTCAATGCCAGGGCTACTAGTTAACTACCTAAATCCAAGCCCAGACAGACCTAATTTCATGAGGGGAGCGAGGACAATAACACTTGGAAGATGGAGCACCGAGGAGGGTGTGGAGTACCTTAAGAGTGGCTTTGGTAGAGATGATCCGAGGTTTCCACGGATAGTTGAATCCCTGGGAGGCATTCCTGGGTTTTTGGCTTACTTTGGCCTAACAGCATTAAACATGGGATATCCTAGTCAGGATACCCTTGATTTGGCTCTAATGAAAACACTCGAGTACGCTAAGGAAGAGTGGAGGAGAGATATTGGGGCCTTCTTAGCCCTGTACAACAGCCCTATCTACACCTCTATCCTTAAAATCCTCGCTAGATCTGAAGTTCCACTTAGGGGCTCGGAGATTTACAAATTGCTCGAGGAGAAGCCTAAGAGGATACAGCATGTCTACAAGTACTTAAAGAATTTAGAGAAGGCAGGCTTCGTAAAGTCGAGTGGAAAGAGGTACTGGATAGAGGATCCAGTGTTGAAGCTTGCATTGTTGTGA
- a CDS encoding ATP-dependent DNA helicase — MRVEELKVSEKVKLILRKRGIEELYPPQEEALKSGVLEGENLLVAIPTASGKTLIAEIAMVNTLLREGGKAVYIVPLKALAEEKFQEFKDWEEIGLRVAMATGDYDSKDEWLGKYDIIVATAEKFDSLLRHGSSWIKDVKVLVVDEIHLLGSRDRGATLEVILTHMLGKAQIIGLSATIGNPEELAEWLNAKLVMSEWRPVQLRRGVFHQGLVVWEDGEVDRFSSWEDLVYDAVKRGKGALVFVNMRRKAERTALELSKKVRSMLTRGELRKLKELANSLEENPTNEKLAKALQGGVAFHHAGLGREERVLVENNFRAGLIKVVVATPTLAAGINTPAFRVIIRDTWRYSDFGMERIPVLEVQQMMGRAGRPKYDERGEAIIVSTTENPGDVISYYIRGKPEKLFSQLSNESNLRSQILALIATFNYRTVREILNFIDRTFYAYQRKDTYSIEAKIKEILYFLMENEFVELTLEDEIIPLPLGTRTAKLYIDPMTAKVFKDFFKYIEKDPNPVGIFHVIALTPDMVPVSYSKRELSKLEEEYYSLKDRVYADDPYLAYDPYYERKFFRAFKTSLILHAWINEVSEADIVEKFSVEPGDIYRLVETAEWLVYSLKEIAKILGASQELLDYLEKLRVRVKHGVREELIPLMELPMVGRKRARALYNAGFKDFESIARATPRELLKIEGIGAKTVEAIFKHLGREVKIVEKPKKNTLDYFLNKR; from the coding sequence ATGAGGGTCGAAGAGCTCAAGGTCAGCGAGAAGGTGAAGCTCATCCTCAGGAAAAGGGGAATAGAGGAGCTTTATCCACCCCAGGAAGAGGCATTAAAGAGTGGAGTTCTCGAGGGAGAGAACTTACTCGTTGCTATCCCGACGGCGAGCGGTAAAACGCTCATAGCTGAGATAGCCATGGTTAACACCCTCCTTAGGGAGGGAGGCAAAGCAGTCTACATAGTCCCCCTCAAGGCCCTAGCTGAGGAAAAGTTTCAGGAGTTCAAGGATTGGGAGGAGATTGGACTGAGGGTAGCGATGGCCACTGGAGATTACGACTCAAAGGACGAGTGGCTTGGGAAATATGATATAATAGTTGCTACAGCAGAGAAGTTTGATTCTCTCTTAAGGCACGGCTCGAGCTGGATTAAAGATGTGAAAGTTCTCGTTGTAGATGAGATCCACCTCTTAGGCTCGAGAGATAGGGGGGCAACTTTGGAGGTAATCTTAACTCATATGCTTGGAAAAGCTCAAATAATCGGCCTCTCCGCCACGATAGGAAATCCCGAGGAGCTTGCCGAGTGGCTCAATGCAAAACTCGTCATGAGCGAGTGGAGGCCCGTTCAACTGAGGAGGGGAGTCTTTCATCAGGGTCTCGTAGTCTGGGAGGATGGAGAGGTTGACAGGTTCAGTTCCTGGGAGGATTTAGTGTACGATGCGGTAAAGAGAGGTAAAGGTGCCCTAGTGTTCGTGAACATGAGGAGAAAAGCTGAAAGGACTGCTCTTGAACTTTCTAAGAAAGTAAGGTCAATGTTAACGAGAGGAGAACTTAGGAAGCTTAAAGAGTTAGCGAATTCTTTGGAGGAAAATCCAACTAATGAAAAGCTCGCTAAAGCCCTTCAAGGTGGGGTTGCCTTCCATCATGCTGGCTTAGGAAGGGAGGAGAGGGTTCTCGTGGAGAACAACTTTAGGGCCGGGCTAATAAAGGTCGTAGTTGCAACTCCAACCCTGGCTGCGGGGATAAACACGCCAGCATTTAGGGTGATAATTAGAGACACCTGGAGGTATTCCGACTTTGGAATGGAGAGGATTCCCGTCCTTGAGGTACAGCAGATGATGGGTAGGGCGGGGAGACCGAAGTATGATGAGAGGGGTGAGGCCATAATAGTTTCTACCACGGAGAATCCTGGGGACGTTATAAGCTACTACATAAGGGGGAAGCCTGAGAAGTTATTTTCCCAGCTGTCGAATGAGAGCAACTTACGGAGCCAGATTCTCGCCCTAATAGCAACTTTTAATTATAGAACCGTGAGAGAGATCCTAAACTTCATAGATAGGACTTTCTATGCATACCAGAGAAAGGACACGTATTCAATAGAGGCAAAGATAAAGGAAATTCTGTACTTCCTCATGGAAAACGAATTCGTAGAGTTAACCCTTGAGGACGAGATAATTCCACTCCCATTGGGAACAAGGACAGCAAAGCTTTACATAGATCCGATGACGGCAAAGGTCTTCAAAGACTTCTTTAAGTATATAGAGAAGGATCCGAACCCCGTAGGAATATTCCATGTTATTGCCCTAACTCCTGACATGGTCCCCGTCTCTTATTCTAAGAGGGAGTTATCAAAACTCGAAGAGGAGTATTATTCCTTAAAGGACAGAGTTTATGCTGACGATCCCTATCTCGCTTATGATCCCTATTATGAGAGGAAGTTCTTTAGAGCATTCAAAACGTCACTTATCCTTCACGCTTGGATAAATGAAGTTTCGGAAGCTGATATAGTCGAGAAATTCTCCGTGGAGCCGGGCGATATTTACAGGCTTGTTGAAACTGCCGAATGGCTTGTCTATTCCCTGAAAGAGATAGCGAAAATCCTGGGAGCGTCGCAAGAGCTTCTTGACTATCTTGAAAAGCTAAGGGTAAGAGTCAAACACGGAGTGAGGGAAGAATTGATTCCGCTGATGGAGCTCCCAATGGTGGGTAGAAAGAGGGCGAGGGCACTCTACAATGCAGGATTTAAAGATTTTGAAAGCATAGCCAGGGCCACCCCCAGGGAGTTACTGAAGATAGAGGGAATTGGAGCAAAAACAGTTGAAGCAATATTTAAGCACCTTGGCAGGGAAGTTAAGATAGTGGAAAAACCGAAAAAGAACACCCTAGACTACTTCCTAAACAAACGATAA
- a CDS encoding dihydrodipicolinate synthase family protein — translation MKGVIVPLVTPFNEDYSIDLQALEEHINFLQKAGVHGIFINATTGEFTSLSFEEKKFLAEKGRELVTSTAYLVGTASTNTFEVVELTKHAQDIGADYVVIAPPYYCPLNDEALFHHYSLVAEKTDIPIILYNIPSCANPLSVPLIKKLAMEYSNIAGIKETIDSINHIRDVILEVKGERKDFKVFTGLDQHFLNTLILGGDGGIMACANFAPELHLALYKAFREKKFEEAVEYAKKLAKLSRIYNIALSFGSAIKIAMSIRGFSIKPILRPPYKMDGEDVREKIRELLESLGLVP, via the coding sequence ATGAAGGGAGTTATCGTACCTTTGGTGACACCCTTTAACGAAGATTATTCTATAGACCTACAAGCGCTAGAAGAGCACATAAATTTCCTCCAAAAGGCAGGGGTTCATGGGATTTTTATTAACGCGACAACTGGAGAATTCACTAGCCTCAGCTTTGAAGAAAAGAAGTTTCTCGCAGAGAAAGGTAGAGAGCTTGTAACTTCTACAGCTTATCTAGTAGGAACGGCTTCAACAAACACTTTTGAGGTTGTTGAGCTAACCAAACATGCCCAAGACATTGGAGCCGACTATGTGGTGATAGCTCCACCATACTACTGCCCCCTTAACGATGAAGCACTTTTCCACCACTATTCACTAGTTGCAGAAAAAACTGATATTCCAATAATCCTCTATAACATTCCGAGCTGTGCAAATCCCCTGAGCGTTCCACTTATCAAAAAGCTCGCCATGGAGTATTCAAACATAGCGGGCATAAAAGAAACGATAGACAGCATAAACCACATTAGAGATGTCATCTTGGAGGTCAAAGGAGAAAGAAAAGACTTTAAGGTATTCACTGGTTTAGATCAACACTTTCTCAACACACTTATCCTCGGTGGAGATGGAGGGATAATGGCCTGTGCAAACTTCGCCCCAGAGCTACATCTTGCCCTATACAAAGCCTTCAGGGAGAAGAAGTTTGAGGAAGCTGTTGAGTACGCCAAAAAGCTCGCAAAGCTTTCAAGGATTTACAACATTGCATTGTCCTTTGGCTCTGCAATAAAGATAGCCATGAGCATAAGAGGGTTTTCTATAAAGCCAATACTGAGACCACCGTACAAGATGGATGGAGAAGATGTAAGGGAGAAAATAAGGGAGTTGCTAGAATCCCTGGGGCTTGTCCCTTAG
- a CDS encoding ATP-binding cassette domain-containing protein — translation MPRTNDPVIIVKNLTVKFRYIVALEDVTLCIQGGKVLLLGSNGSGKTTLLRVLSGLLRPTKGVVKVLGYDPFTESKELYSKMLYIRDSEDYPYMLTVSTVVEMLSEIYGDSKVEKAVKLLRLEGHLFKRIGELSKGLRRRVAMIEPISSDRELILMDEPFSGLDAESRRIITQALSELPEKVTLVVASHVPLNIGVDQVIVLEGGKLSYNGPYKTEVVQKYVGIDGFVCD, via the coding sequence ATGCCAAGAACGAATGACCCTGTAATTATCGTGAAGAACCTCACTGTGAAGTTTCGCTATATTGTTGCACTTGAAGATGTAACCCTCTGCATTCAAGGAGGCAAAGTTTTACTTCTTGGATCAAATGGCTCTGGAAAGACTACCCTCTTGCGTGTTTTATCAGGTCTTCTTAGACCTACCAAAGGAGTTGTTAAAGTTCTTGGCTATGACCCTTTTACTGAAAGCAAGGAGCTTTACTCTAAGATGCTTTACATTAGGGATAGTGAGGATTACCCTTACATGTTAACTGTTTCAACAGTTGTGGAGATGCTTTCGGAAATTTACGGAGATTCTAAGGTAGAAAAAGCTGTAAAACTACTTAGACTTGAAGGTCACCTTTTCAAGAGAATAGGAGAGCTGTCAAAAGGGTTAAGAAGGAGAGTTGCCATGATAGAACCGATATCTAGTGATAGGGAGTTAATTCTTATGGATGAACCCTTTAGTGGTTTAGATGCCGAAAGTAGAAGGATTATAACTCAAGCACTCTCAGAACTTCCAGAAAAGGTCACACTAGTAGTCGCTAGCCATGTTCCCTTGAATATAGGAGTTGACCAAGTAATTGTCTTAGAAGGTGGTAAACTAAGTTATAACGGCCCATACAAAACCGAAGTCGTCCAGAAATACGTGGGTATAGATGGTTTTGTTTGTGACTAA